A stretch of DNA from Microlunatus sp. Gsoil 973:
CTCGGTCAGGTCCTCCCCCTGGAAGGACGGCACCGGCGACGTGGTCGCCGAGGTGATGACTGCCGCTGACAAGTACGGCCTGGGCTTCGGGCTCTACTTGTCGCCCTGGGACCGCCACGCACCGTGCTATCCGGACCCGGTGGCGTACGACCGCTACTACCAGGATCAGCTTCGCGAACTGTGCACCCGCTACGGAACGCTGTCGGAGTTGTGGTTCGACGGCGCCGGATCCCAGGGCCGCGAGTACGACTGGGTCGGGATCGGCGAGGTGATCAACCAGACCCAGCCGCAGGCGATGATCTTCAACATGGGCGATCCGACGATCCGCTGGGTCGGCAACGAGGACGGGCTGGCCTCGGATCCGGTCGACTACGTGGTGACCGAGACCGATTTCAGCCAGTACACCGTGCAGACGACACGCCTGGATCGCGCGCTCTATCTGCCGCCGGAGTGCGACGTGTCGATCCGCAAGGGCTGGTTCTGGGCGGAGGACGACCGGCCCAAAACGCTTGATCATCTGCTGGCGGTCCACTACCGGTCGATCGGCATGGGCGCCAACCTGCTGCTGAATCTGCCACCGGACAACCGCGGACTGATCCCTGAGGAGGATGTCGACCGGCTCGCCGAATGGCGGGCGGAACTCGATCGCCGGTTCGCCAACGGCGTGGCGCCCGCCGCCCTGGCCGAGGTCTCACCCGGCGTCTGGCGGGCGAGCTTCGAGCATCACGTACGGCTTGATCATCTGCAGCTGGTCGAGGACTTCGCGGACAGCCAGCGGATCCGGTCGCACGCGATCACCAGCGGTGATCGACTCGTAGCCTCCGGGCAGACCGTCGGCAACAAGCGGATCCACGTCTTCGAGGAGATCGAGACCGCGGAACTGACCATCACCGTCGACGGCCCCGCCCCGAAGCTGGAATCGATCCGCGGCTTCCGGACCGGGGTCGAGTCGATCCCCGACATCGACTACCTGGCCGGCACCGAAGCCCCGGCCGACTAGCTCACTGCATCAGCTGCTCCACACGGCCCGTCCCCGTATCCGGAAGGCAAGGCAATGTCCACAGCAAGCCCTCGGTTCCCGCTGGGTCCGTTCCGGCCGTACCCGGACAACCCCATCCTCCGGCCACGCGGCGACAGCTGGGAATCGGCCAATCTCTACAACCCGGCAGCCATCGTCGAGGACGATCAGGTGCTGCTGCTCTACCGCGCCCACGCCGACGACATCGTGTCGCACGTCGGCCTGGCGCGCAGCGCCGACGGCTATCACTTCGACCGCGAACCGGAACCGATCCTGTCACCCGAGCACCCCTGGGAGAGTCGGGGGTGCGAGGACCCACGGGTCAGCAAGATCGACGGTGTCTACTACCTGACCTACACCGGTTACGACGGCACGACGGCCCAGCTGTGCCTCGCCACCTCCACCGATCTGCACGTCTGGACCAAGCACGGCCCGATCCTGCCGGCCGGCTACGACACGTTCGCGCCGGTCGACGGCGATCGGGGACGTACCTGGAGCAAGGCCGGAGTGATCCATCCGCAGAAGATCGACGGGCTGTACTACCTCTATTTCGGCGAGGGCGCGATCTTCTACGCCACCTCGTCGGATCTGCTGCACTGGACGCCCTGTCCCCAGGACAGGCCGATCCACACCCCGACTCCGGGCAGCTGGAACGAGCGGCTGGTCGAGATCGGCGCCCCGCCGGTCGTCACCGACGACGGGCTGTTGATCTTCATGATCAACGGCGCGCGGGAGGGCGAGTCGACCCGGGTCGACTACCGCTGCGGGCAGTTCGCCATCGCCCTGAACGATCCGACCACAGTGATCGCGGAGATGACCGTGCCGTGGCTGCGGCCGCAGACCGCGGAGGAACTGCACGGCCTGGTGTCCAACGTCACCTTCGTCGAAGGCCTGGTCTGGTTCAGGGGCCGCTGGCTCGCCTATTACGGACAGAGCGACACCACCCTCGCTGTCGCCGAGTACGTACCCGGCCGCGACGACTACCGCTGATCACTCCGCGGCCGCCGGCCCGCCTCTCCGCACCAGCGGCTGCACCCCGCACCGTGTGTACACGGTGCGGGGTGCAGTACGTGGTGCGGCAAGAGAGCCGGACGCGGGAACCGGGCGGTAGCGAGGACCGGTCAGGCGGCGACCTTGGCGCCCAGCTCGGCACCGCCGGTGGATTCCGCGCCGCGGCCGTGGTCGTCGGCCGCAACGTGACAGGCGGCACGGATCCCGGGCTTCAGCTCGAGCAGCGGCGGTGTGGTGGTACGGCACACCTCGCGCGCCAACGGACAACGGTCGACGAACCGGCAACCCGGACCCGGATCGATCACCTTCGGCGGCTCACCCTTGGCCATCTCCGCCGTCACCGCCAGCTCCGCCCGCGGATCGGGCACCGCGGCCACCAACAGCTGCGTGTACGGATGCAGTGGGTTGCCCAGAACATCCTCCACCGGTCCGGACTCGACGATCCGGCCCGCGTACATCACCATCATCCGGTCCGCGACGTAGCGCGCACTGGCGATGTCGTGGGTGATGTACAGCAGTGAAACGCCCTGATCATCACGCAGGCTGGTCATCACGTTCAGCAGCCCGATCCGGATCGAGATGTCCAGCATCGACACGGGCTCATCGGCCAGGATCACCTTGGGCTGATACGCCAGCGCCTGGGCGAAGCCGATCCGTTGCCGCTGACCACCGGAGAGCTCGTAGGGATACCGGCCGAACACCTGGGATGCCGGCGACAGGCCGACCGCGTTGAGCACCCGTTCGGCCTCGGCCTCCCGGTCCGCCGCGCTGATGTCGTGCCGATGCAGTTTGAACCCGCGCATGATCCCGTGGGCCACGGTGAAGGCCGGGTTCAGCGAGCTGAACGGATCCTGGAAGACCATCGGCACCGCAGCCCGATAGGCGAGCACGTCCTGCCGGGACTTCAACGACGACAGCGGGGTGCCCTCGAACAGGATCTCTCCACTGCTCGGGGCGTACACCTGGGCGAGCAGCCGGGCGATCGTGCTCTTACCGCTGCCGCTCTCGCCCACGAGGGCGACGATCTCGCCCGGATTGATCACGAAGTTCGCCTCGTCGACCGCATGCAGGTGCTTGCGGCTGCGCAGCCCGCCGACACGGAACACCCGGGTCAACTCCCGGGCCTCCAGCAACGGCCTGCGCGGGGTGTCCGTCGCAGCCTGGTTCGAATCGGCCATGATCACACCCCCGCCGTGGCTTGGTCACGATAGGCAGGATCGTGCAACAGGCATCTGGCCTGCACACCCTGTACGTCGTACAACTGCGGTTCCACGGTCGGACACGGGGCGAACCGCATCGGGCAGCGTGGTTCGAAGCGACAGCCCGGCGGCATCGACGCCAGGCTCGGCGGGCTGCCCGGGATCCCCCTGCAACGCCACTCGCTCGCCCTTGATCGACGGGAAGGCGTCCAGCAGTCCCTGACTGTAGGGATGTGCCGGGGAGTCGAAGACCTGCCGGGTCGGTCCGAACTCCATCTCCTGCCCGGCGTACATGACCATCAGCCGATCGGAGAAGTGGCTGACCAGGCTCATGTCGTGGGTCACGAAGATCACCGCGAACCCCAGCTGCTGCTGGAGCTCCTTGATCTGCAACATCAACGAGCGCTGGGCGACCACGTCGAGCGCCGAGGTGGGCTCGTCCATGATCACCAGTTCCGGG
This window harbors:
- a CDS encoding glycoside hydrolase family 130 protein, giving the protein MSTASPRFPLGPFRPYPDNPILRPRGDSWESANLYNPAAIVEDDQVLLLYRAHADDIVSHVGLARSADGYHFDREPEPILSPEHPWESRGCEDPRVSKIDGVYYLTYTGYDGTTAQLCLATSTDLHVWTKHGPILPAGYDTFAPVDGDRGRTWSKAGVIHPQKIDGLYYLYFGEGAIFYATSSDLLHWTPCPQDRPIHTPTPGSWNERLVEIGAPPVVTDDGLLIFMINGAREGESTRVDYRCGQFAIALNDPTTVIAEMTVPWLRPQTAEELHGLVSNVTFVEGLVWFRGRWLAYYGQSDTTLAVAEYVPGRDDYR
- a CDS encoding alpha-L-fucosidase, giving the protein MTTDPLPLIPPTPGQLAWQRQEFGVFFHFGVNTFAGLEWSDGTLDPSIFNPTRLDADQWVATAADAGARYVILTAKHHDGFCLWPTDTTDYSVRSSPWKDGTGDVVAEVMTAADKYGLGFGLYLSPWDRHAPCYPDPVAYDRYYQDQLRELCTRYGTLSELWFDGAGSQGREYDWVGIGEVINQTQPQAMIFNMGDPTIRWVGNEDGLASDPVDYVVTETDFSQYTVQTTRLDRALYLPPECDVSIRKGWFWAEDDRPKTLDHLLAVHYRSIGMGANLLLNLPPDNRGLIPEEDVDRLAEWRAELDRRFANGVAPAALAEVSPGVWRASFEHHVRLDHLQLVEDFADSQRIRSHAITSGDRLVASGQTVGNKRIHVFEEIETAELTITVDGPAPKLESIRGFRTGVESIPDIDYLAGTEAPAD
- a CDS encoding ABC transporter ATP-binding protein; this encodes MADSNQAATDTPRRPLLEARELTRVFRVGGLRSRKHLHAVDEANFVINPGEIVALVGESGSGKSTIARLLAQVYAPSSGEILFEGTPLSSLKSRQDVLAYRAAVPMVFQDPFSSLNPAFTVAHGIMRGFKLHRHDISAADREAEAERVLNAVGLSPASQVFGRYPYELSGGQRQRIGFAQALAYQPKVILADEPVSMLDISIRIGLLNVMTSLRDDQGVSLLYITHDIASARYVADRMMVMYAGRIVESGPVEDVLGNPLHPYTQLLVAAVPDPRAELAVTAEMAKGEPPKVIDPGPGCRFVDRCPLAREVCRTTTPPLLELKPGIRAACHVAADDHGRGAESTGGAELGAKVAA